TTCAAATACATCATCGCTAATTCACAACTTATGAAAAGAGATCTGTGCCAACGCTTTGGTATAGATTCCAGCAAAATTACCGTCATCTATCCCGGATATTCGCCAGATCAATTTTCACTTGAAAACAGAGCAGAAAACCAAAAAACACTTCGAGAACAACTCGGCATTTCGGACGATAAAAAAGTCATCGGACTTATCACATCCGGTGATTTCAAAAAGCGCGGAATAACCACACTTCTCACCGCAATATCACTTGTGCCACAAAAACTTCGTGACACCATTGCCATTGTCATTGTCGGGAAAGAAAAAAACAAAAAACAGTATGCGGTTGAGGCAGAAAAACTAGGACTAGCAGAGCAGACACATATTCTTCCTGCTACACCGGAAGTACACAAGCTCTACCACGGGCTTGACCTTATGGTTCACGCAGGACCTATAGAAGAGTTCGGACTCATCATCCTTGAAGCGATTGTCAGCGGAACACCAGTACTCGCCAGCAAAGGCGTCGGCGCTATGGAGCTTGCCGACACCTCTAACACTGATTTTATCATCCCTGAAAAACCGGATGCACAAATATTTGCAAACGAGCTGGAAAAATTCCTTAAAGACCCAAGCTACACTGATAGATGGCTAGCGCTTAATCGAGATCGATTCACAGGCTCTACCGACAGCAAGCACTTTGCAGAAACAATCAAGTTTTTCGAAGACAAGGTCTTTGCATAACGCGCTCTCTACCTCGCAAAAGATAGCATCTTCGCACATTGCGAGCACGTAGCGAACCACCACGGCACTGATTCACAGCACCAACAAACTTACCTGAACGATTCAACAAGCTGCACAGCTTCGTCAGCACCAAGGTATCGTTTAAGCGTCCGTAACGGTGTTTCCGAAAGATCAATCATAAGAAACGCATCCAGACTGCCAAACGCGCTGTCAACGTGGAACGCACCTATTTTCCCTGCTAGACGCAAGTAGTGTTTAAAGAGAATCGGCATGGTTCTTCCGTCTTCCATATCCCTGACCAGCCCGTTAAGTCCGGTAAAACTAAGGTCTGAAATATTTAACGCTGACGGGATACCCTTCGGCAATTTCAATTTCGGAGATTTTTTTCCTGCCACGAGTGATGATAGCTCACCATCGATATGATGCTCTTTCAAATAATTCACGGCTGTTACAAGCGTAAATGGATTGAACTCAAGTGGCAGACTGCAAGGACCAAATAGATAGCGGGAACCCGGGCGACGTAAAATATATTGCCCAATGCCTTTCCAAAGCAGCATAAGAGGACTGTAGTCACGCTGATACTCAGGATGCACAATAGCGCGTCCTAGCTCCACAGCATGCTCAAAGCGCTTGAAGAATTCTGGCTTAAACTTGAACAACGTGCTGCAATACATACCTTTCACACCACTGCGTGGCACTATCTTATCCGTACAGCCAAGACGATATGCACCAGCAATACATTCTTTTACATCATCCCAAAGAATTAAATGATCGTATTCATAGTCATAGGTATCGAGGTCTAAATCAAGCCCCGTCCCTTCCCCTACAGGGCGGAAGGTAAATTCACGAAGTCTGCCGAGATCATGCAGCATATTCGGAATTTGGAACGCCTGCGCTTCAAAAACAGTAAATCCATTCTCTTTGACGAGAATTTGCTCTTCAGGAAGATTTGCAATCTCTCGCAACAACAAATCATGTGGACGCGCTTCAGCAATCTCCATCTGATCTTTTTCTTT
The DNA window shown above is from Halodesulfovibrio sp. and carries:
- a CDS encoding GNAT family N-acyltransferase translates to MMRRSIEHGNIDLNFIPPRVKKVLAPIKKPLMHVTRVDGLVNVYDSISRRENPLDFCQNGLELLNIQVEAIGKGLSDIPLNKPLVIVSNHPFGGIDGLALMAELLPLRPDCKFLANFMLGVMPELRPCMIEVNPFETKEARRSNIRGLRSAISHVAEGGSLAVFPAGEVSHLQPKMGGIVDPVWNRSVARIIRKTNADVLPLYFHGRNSLFFNMMGMVHPFARTALLPAQLYNKRNKKITYSVGNIIPSNMLKTFATEDDVINYLRVRSYSLAKQPAAKKFFIPFKKEKDQMEIAEARPHDLLLREIANLPEEQILVKENGFTVFEAQAFQIPNMLHDLGRLREFTFRPVGEGTGLDLDLDTYDYEYDHLILWDDVKECIAGAYRLGCTDKIVPRSGVKGMYCSTLFKFKPEFFKRFEHAVELGRAIVHPEYQRDYSPLMLLWKGIGQYILRRPGSRYLFGPCSLPLEFNPFTLVTAVNYLKEHHIDGELSSLVAGKKSPKLKLPKGIPSALNISDLSFTGLNGLVRDMEDGRTMPILFKHYLRLAGKIGAFHVDSAFGSLDAFLMIDLSETPLRTLKRYLGADEAVQLVESFR
- a CDS encoding glycosyltransferase family 4 protein, coding for MKRTLLIASQNILGNTGSSRIILANIKHLTDAGHTVWTISEKCDKKRVAQAGGKAITVPKIKFSKYSRRVIFSKFVDIAATILKPDIVWGQGENLNSDIISMHNCVHLASELLNGKNAKEGSVHRLHKNFLSAHNFKYIIANSQLMKRDLCQRFGIDSSKITVIYPGYSPDQFSLENRAENQKTLREQLGISDDKKVIGLITSGDFKKRGITTLLTAISLVPQKLRDTIAIVIVGKEKNKKQYAVEAEKLGLAEQTHILPATPEVHKLYHGLDLMVHAGPIEEFGLIILEAIVSGTPVLASKGVGAMELADTSNTDFIIPEKPDAQIFANELEKFLKDPSYTDRWLALNRDRFTGSTDSKHFAETIKFFEDKVFA